A stretch of Caballeronia sp. SL2Y3 DNA encodes these proteins:
- a CDS encoding peptide transporter, with protein MQFSINKFEYLCYRRDKEAAVRELLKLLARIDVNYGLLMDVDSWAQSGEASNIMDDHLLTRITSAITALMSDPDFRLSENGIRQAQLFQRWIAGLFAGSPFRNADHILRSLGLDEEARHSVQLRAGDMRKFQLFYTPESEVRLDWDVLWNHDKVATASLATTIMSSRFLGTPAAHQKREMLLRWLPDKLDQIESIDALPVGVLHDAYMHCSYADLPGKHDIKKPINTLIRRKLASLGLHDVKRGAQPAKKGEKPVLLVVLEWFSKNHSIYRTHSQTMVAMRDKFHLIGMGYEGRVDEAGREVFDEFITLEGATVWDHVRQVREVSEARCAQAMYMPSVGMFPITMALACLRVAPLQMMALGHPATTHGHAMDYVVVEEDYVGDEACFSEKLLKLPSDGMPYRPPAAMLELDLPKRKRLKADPVKIAVAGTTVKLNPGFLHMCAQIASEAPVPVEFHFLVGQATGLVFPQVRNLVRRLMGDKAVVHKHQDYANYMKVIAGCDMFLNPFPFGNTNGIVDTVWAGLVGVCKTGREVHEHIDEGMFRRLGFPDWMIAKTTDEYKAAALRLIANESERRDLARTLAGKKAIEKLIFKGRPQILGERIQALLKDLCAAEVKGAATAAVVAK; from the coding sequence ATGCAATTCAGCATCAACAAATTCGAGTACCTTTGCTATCGTCGCGACAAGGAAGCCGCCGTCCGCGAACTGCTGAAGCTGCTCGCAAGAATCGACGTGAACTACGGACTCCTGATGGATGTCGATAGCTGGGCGCAGTCCGGCGAAGCGTCGAACATCATGGACGACCATTTGCTCACGCGCATCACGTCCGCCATCACGGCGCTGATGAGCGACCCGGACTTTCGCCTGTCGGAAAACGGCATCCGTCAGGCGCAGCTGTTCCAACGCTGGATCGCGGGGCTCTTCGCCGGGAGCCCGTTTCGCAACGCAGACCATATTCTCCGCTCGCTCGGTCTCGATGAAGAAGCGCGTCACTCCGTGCAGCTGCGCGCCGGCGACATGCGAAAGTTTCAATTGTTCTATACGCCCGAGTCCGAAGTGCGCCTCGACTGGGACGTACTCTGGAATCACGACAAGGTCGCAACCGCGAGCCTCGCGACGACCATCATGTCGTCGCGCTTTCTCGGCACGCCTGCCGCGCATCAGAAGCGCGAAATGCTGCTGCGCTGGCTGCCGGACAAGCTCGACCAGATCGAGAGCATCGACGCGCTGCCGGTCGGCGTGCTGCACGACGCGTACATGCATTGCAGCTATGCGGACCTGCCGGGCAAGCACGACATCAAGAAGCCGATCAATACGCTGATTCGCCGCAAGCTCGCGAGCCTCGGCCTGCACGATGTGAAGCGTGGCGCGCAACCGGCAAAGAAAGGCGAGAAGCCCGTGCTGCTCGTGGTGCTCGAATGGTTCTCGAAGAATCACTCGATCTATCGCACGCATTCGCAGACCATGGTCGCCATGCGCGACAAGTTCCATCTGATCGGCATGGGTTACGAAGGCCGCGTGGACGAAGCGGGCCGCGAGGTTTTCGACGAGTTCATCACGCTCGAAGGCGCGACCGTGTGGGACCACGTGCGCCAGGTGCGCGAGGTGAGCGAAGCGCGTTGCGCGCAGGCCATGTACATGCCGAGCGTCGGCATGTTCCCGATCACCATGGCGCTTGCGTGCTTGCGCGTCGCGCCGCTGCAGATGATGGCGCTCGGTCATCCCGCCACCACGCACGGCCATGCGATGGACTACGTGGTCGTGGAAGAAGACTATGTCGGCGACGAGGCCTGCTTCAGCGAGAAGCTGCTCAAGCTGCCGTCGGACGGCATGCCGTATCGTCCGCCCGCGGCCATGCTCGAACTCGATTTGCCCAAACGCAAGCGCCTCAAGGCCGATCCCGTCAAGATCGCGGTCGCGGGCACGACCGTGAAGCTCAACCCGGGCTTCCTGCACATGTGTGCGCAGATCGCCAGCGAAGCGCCGGTGCCCGTCGAGTTCCACTTCCTCGTCGGACAGGCGACGGGCCTCGTGTTCCCGCAGGTGCGCAACCTCGTGCGCCGCCTGATGGGCGACAAAGCCGTGGTCCACAAGCATCAGGACTATGCGAACTACATGAAGGTGATCGCCGGCTGCGACATGTTCCTGAATCCGTTCCCGTTCGGCAATACGAACGGCATCGTGGATACCGTGTGGGCGGGTCTCGTCGGTGTCTGCAAGACCGGGCGCGAAGTGCACGAGCACATCGACGAAGGCATGTTCCGCCGCCTGGGTTTCCCCGACTGGATGATCGCCAAGACCACCGACGAGTACAAGGCGGCGGCGCTGCGCCTCATCGCAAACGAAAGCGAACGGCGCGATCTTGCGCGCACGCTTGCGGGCAAGAAGGCCATCGAAAAGCTCATTTTCAAGGGGCGGCCGCAAATTTTGGGCGAGCGCATTCAAGCGCTCTTGAAGGACTTGTGCGCCGCTGAAGTGAAGGGTGCGGCGACTGCGGCTGTCGTCGCTAAGTGA
- a CDS encoding bifunctional diguanylate cyclase/phosphodiesterase: MRLHSLRARIALVFVLLMLVAQAAAYVVINSVILKNAHRNAEEQLSVAERVFGQVLRGNSQQLTQAASVAASDFGFREAVATHDSKTVASALQNHGDRIHADIVMLVDLDGTLVADSGGAAHEGAAFPFPHLIKTVAQKGDASSFGMIGGKAYQLVAVPVKAPIVIAWVVMGFAIDDALAREMSSLTSLDVSFLTVDMRGTWGVLASSLPEAARAGLKNQAQLAEDGYATRVLHLHSEGQTVAVLLERSLSEALAPFHRLQSALVLITILGVIVSIAGSMLTARSVTRPLAALAQFSRRVGHGDYSAPIEVRHQDEIGELASAFNQMQEGIVERERRITELAYMDRLTGLPNRALFNDRLQEAIEAARAEGRALSVMMMDLDRFKLVNDTLGHPIGDMLLCEVAKRLRATLQRPEDTVARLGGDEFAVLLPADDLPAARVIAARMLRALEEPIMIEGQLVDVGASIGIVAFPDNGSDMNVLLRRADIAMYVAKRANLGHALYDERHDENSAERLSLMSELRQAVEHDQLTLYYQPKIDLATHRVKYVEALVRWDHPTRGFIAPDQFIPFAEQTGYIKTVSRWVADKAIAQCAAWRAQGIELAVSVNVSARELIQSTLPETFQSLLDRHGVAAQWIRIEITESAIMDDPNHAIETLDRLHALGVCLSIDDFGTGYSSLTYLKRMPVDELKIDKSFVMNMTHQKDDETIVRSTIDLGHNMGLKVVAEGVENEATMQRLRALGCDLAQGFHLSRPLPPAKLVDWLEGWRVQSGIESEPSLPA, translated from the coding sequence ATGCGCCTGCACAGTCTGCGGGCGCGCATCGCGCTGGTGTTCGTGTTGCTCATGCTCGTCGCGCAGGCGGCAGCGTACGTCGTCATCAATTCGGTGATTCTGAAGAACGCGCACCGGAACGCCGAGGAGCAGTTGTCGGTGGCCGAGCGCGTCTTCGGGCAAGTGCTGCGCGGCAACAGCCAGCAGTTGACGCAGGCGGCGAGCGTCGCGGCGTCCGACTTCGGTTTTCGCGAGGCGGTCGCCACGCATGACAGCAAGACGGTCGCTTCCGCGCTGCAGAATCACGGCGACCGCATTCACGCCGATATCGTGATGCTCGTCGATCTCGACGGCACGCTCGTTGCCGACAGCGGCGGCGCGGCGCATGAGGGCGCGGCGTTCCCGTTTCCGCATCTCATCAAGACGGTGGCGCAAAAGGGCGATGCGTCGTCCTTCGGCATGATCGGCGGCAAGGCGTATCAGCTCGTCGCGGTGCCGGTGAAGGCGCCGATCGTCATCGCGTGGGTCGTGATGGGCTTCGCTATCGACGACGCCCTTGCCCGCGAGATGAGTTCGCTGACATCGCTCGATGTGTCCTTCCTCACCGTCGACATGCGCGGCACCTGGGGCGTGCTTGCAAGCTCGCTGCCCGAAGCGGCGCGGGCGGGCCTCAAGAATCAGGCGCAACTCGCCGAGGATGGCTACGCGACGCGCGTGCTTCATCTGCATTCTGAAGGCCAGACCGTCGCGGTGTTGCTGGAGCGTTCGCTCAGTGAGGCACTCGCGCCGTTTCATCGGCTTCAGTCCGCGCTCGTGCTCATCACGATACTGGGCGTGATCGTCTCGATTGCGGGCAGTATGCTGACCGCGCGCTCGGTCACGCGTCCGCTCGCGGCGCTCGCGCAGTTCTCGCGGCGCGTCGGCCACGGCGATTACAGCGCGCCGATCGAGGTGCGCCATCAGGACGAAATCGGCGAACTGGCGAGCGCGTTCAATCAGATGCAGGAAGGCATTGTCGAGCGCGAGCGGCGCATCACCGAACTCGCCTACATGGACCGTCTCACCGGGCTGCCGAATCGCGCGCTCTTCAACGACCGGCTGCAAGAGGCGATCGAGGCGGCGCGCGCGGAAGGCCGCGCGTTGTCCGTGATGATGATGGACCTCGACCGCTTCAAGCTGGTGAACGACACGCTCGGGCATCCGATCGGCGACATGCTGCTCTGCGAAGTCGCCAAGCGCCTGCGCGCCACGTTGCAGCGTCCGGAGGATACCGTCGCGCGTCTGGGCGGCGACGAGTTCGCCGTGCTCTTGCCCGCCGACGATCTGCCGGCGGCGCGCGTAATTGCCGCGCGCATGCTGCGGGCGCTCGAAGAGCCGATCATGATCGAAGGGCAGCTTGTCGATGTGGGCGCGAGCATCGGCATTGTCGCGTTCCCGGACAACGGCAGCGACATGAACGTGCTCTTGCGCCGCGCCGATATCGCGATGTACGTGGCCAAGCGCGCGAACCTCGGCCATGCGCTCTACGACGAGCGGCACGACGAGAACAGCGCCGAACGCCTATCGCTGATGAGCGAACTGCGGCAGGCTGTCGAGCACGATCAGCTTACGCTCTACTATCAGCCGAAGATCGATCTGGCGACGCATCGCGTGAAATATGTCGAGGCGCTCGTGCGTTGGGACCACCCGACGCGCGGTTTCATCGCGCCGGACCAGTTCATTCCGTTCGCCGAGCAGACCGGCTATATCAAGACCGTGTCCCGCTGGGTCGCGGACAAGGCGATCGCGCAGTGCGCGGCATGGCGGGCGCAAGGTATCGAGCTGGCCGTGTCCGTGAACGTGTCCGCGCGCGAACTGATCCAGTCGACGCTGCCGGAGACGTTCCAGAGCCTGCTCGACCGGCATGGCGTCGCGGCGCAATGGATTCGCATCGAGATTACCGAAAGCGCGATCATGGACGACCCGAACCACGCCATCGAGACGCTCGACCGGCTGCATGCGCTCGGCGTGTGTCTGTCAATCGACGACTTCGGCACGGGGTATTCGTCGCTCACGTATCTGAAGCGCATGCCGGTGGACGAACTGAAGATCGACAAGTCGTTCGTCATGAACATGACGCATCAGAAGGACGACGAGACCATCGTGCGATCGACCATCGACCTCGGGCATAACATGGGGCTGAAGGTCGTGGCCGAAGGCGTCGAAAACGAAGCGACGATGCAGCGCCTGCGCGCGCTCGGCTGCGATCTTGCGCAAGGCTTTCACCTGAGCCGGCCGCTGCCGCCCGCGAAGCTCGTCGACTGGCTCGAAGGCTGGCGCGTGCAAAGCGGCATCGAAAGCGAACCGTCGCTGCCTGCTTGA
- a CDS encoding filamentous hemagglutinin N-terminal domain-containing protein encodes MPPRRAFIRWSSTDAHWTAVDPSTRNASSLSLISVSLMNKNRFRRVFSKRLGMLVAVAEDVVSQGKAPGEGTASQAASNEGAFGVVSAMTAFAAAILATQPGVSFAQALPTGGQVTAGQASISQNANTMTINQGTQRAVIDWNSFNVGAGNTVQFNQPNAQSQALNRVTSGGASNIQGSLLANGQVLIQTANGVLFGKGAIVNVGSLLATTKSIDANQFMAGGPLQLSSTGTNASVENDGAIQAQGYVTLVGDQVRDTGSINTAQGGQLDERYGHLDRAERDDQHDRQRHDQHLGYGVGGARRCMQDRPRSPRAYRRGHVPPSRLPRMDGRENQRRVPGRGAASDRKRR; translated from the coding sequence ATGCCTCCAAGGCGCGCATTCATCCGGTGGTCATCCACTGATGCGCATTGGACCGCCGTTGACCCGTCAACGCGGAACGCTTCATCTCTCTCATTAATCTCTGTCTCTCTTATGAACAAGAATCGGTTTCGTCGCGTCTTTAGCAAACGACTCGGCATGTTGGTGGCGGTAGCGGAAGATGTCGTCAGTCAAGGCAAGGCCCCGGGCGAAGGCACGGCGTCGCAAGCGGCATCGAATGAAGGTGCATTCGGCGTCGTCTCGGCGATGACTGCGTTTGCCGCTGCCATCTTGGCGACGCAGCCCGGCGTGAGTTTCGCGCAAGCGTTGCCGACGGGCGGCCAGGTCACGGCAGGCCAGGCGAGCATCTCGCAGAATGCCAACACGATGACCATCAATCAGGGCACGCAGCGCGCCGTGATCGACTGGAACTCGTTCAACGTCGGCGCCGGCAACACGGTGCAGTTCAATCAGCCGAACGCGCAGTCGCAGGCGCTTAACCGCGTAACGAGCGGCGGCGCATCGAATATTCAAGGCTCGCTGCTCGCCAACGGTCAGGTGTTGATCCAGACCGCCAACGGCGTGCTGTTCGGCAAAGGCGCGATCGTCAACGTCGGCTCGCTGCTCGCGACGACCAAATCCATCGACGCGAATCAGTTCATGGCGGGCGGCCCGCTCCAATTGAGCTCGACGGGCACGAACGCGAGCGTCGAGAACGACGGCGCGATTCAGGCGCAAGGTTATGTGACGCTGGTGGGCGATCAGGTCCGCGATACCGGCTCGATCAACACGGCGCAAGGCGGACAACTCGACGAACGGTACGGGCACCTGGATCGAGCCGAACGCGACGATCAACACGACCGACAACGGCACGACCAACATCTCGGGTACGGTGTGGGCGGGGCTCGTCGGTGTATGCAAGACCGGCCGCGAAGTCCACGAGCATATCGACGAGGGCATGTTCCGCCGTCTCGGCTTCCCCGAATGGATGGTCGCGAAAACCAACGACGAGTACCGGGCCGCGGCGCTGCGTCTGATCGAAAACGCCGATGA
- a CDS encoding methyltransferase domain-containing protein translates to MKETSKASLRRSHETAFAQHYFVGDGLDIGVTDDPLASHAHVFPRMGKVTPWPADKGDLSSMDGAADAAFDFVHASHVLARQNNPHKALARWLDLVKPGGHVVVTVPDEDLYGKGVWPSRFNGAHKASFTICKAEKTLPRSVSVLEMVQAMAPVAECERIALVRDNFDAARPDADQTADSYAECVIEIVLRKRAVQTAHEMKQAMENARNAADAIAAAQAAVRQYPYRFDVYHRAMMHLLRWDAGKFADAMWKQCVERLPGEHLPRLYEALHLIARGKLTEGFALREKLMAPLGWQRRTTMQPPRDVPEWKGESLSGKTIAIWSEFGLGDEIFFLRFAKIFREQCGAERVVVVCQAPLVELYEASLGSDDVVNVQHAANMSGIDYWVFPHAIPAHLPLQLDALPATVPYLRAPASVPSKLPDVAPGKLKVGVVFRGNPTHENDGHRSLPSLAVLNDLFAMEGIEFFSLQKGAGADEVARYATERANFHDVGARLNTMAETASAIAALDLVLTVDTSVAHVAGAMGKPVWLLLPSYGDWRWHYTREDSPWYPTMRLFRRRFGGDWAEVVARVGGHLRYQLAAKASAAGSQ, encoded by the coding sequence ATGAAGGAAACCAGCAAAGCAAGCCTGCGCCGTTCGCATGAAACGGCTTTCGCGCAGCACTATTTCGTGGGCGACGGCCTCGATATCGGCGTGACGGATGATCCTCTCGCATCGCACGCTCACGTTTTTCCGCGCATGGGCAAGGTCACGCCGTGGCCAGCGGACAAGGGCGATCTTTCGTCGATGGACGGCGCAGCCGACGCCGCCTTCGATTTCGTTCACGCGAGCCACGTGCTCGCCCGCCAGAACAATCCGCACAAGGCGCTCGCGCGATGGCTCGACCTCGTGAAGCCGGGCGGCCATGTCGTCGTGACCGTGCCGGACGAAGATCTCTACGGCAAAGGCGTTTGGCCGAGCCGCTTCAACGGCGCGCATAAGGCGAGCTTCACCATCTGCAAGGCGGAGAAGACGCTGCCGCGCTCGGTGAGCGTGCTGGAAATGGTGCAGGCCATGGCGCCCGTGGCGGAGTGCGAGCGCATTGCGCTGGTGCGCGACAACTTCGACGCCGCGCGGCCCGACGCCGACCAGACCGCCGACAGCTACGCCGAGTGCGTGATCGAGATCGTGCTGCGCAAGCGCGCGGTGCAGACGGCGCACGAGATGAAGCAGGCGATGGAAAACGCGCGCAACGCAGCGGACGCCATTGCCGCGGCGCAGGCGGCGGTGCGTCAGTATCCGTACCGCTTCGACGTCTACCATCGCGCGATGATGCATTTGCTGCGCTGGGACGCGGGCAAGTTCGCCGACGCCATGTGGAAGCAATGCGTCGAGCGGCTGCCCGGCGAGCATCTGCCGCGTCTTTACGAGGCGTTGCATCTGATCGCGCGCGGCAAGCTAACCGAGGGCTTCGCGCTGCGCGAGAAGCTCATGGCGCCGCTCGGATGGCAGCGCCGCACGACCATGCAGCCCCCGCGCGACGTGCCCGAGTGGAAGGGCGAATCTCTGTCGGGAAAGACCATCGCCATCTGGAGCGAGTTCGGTCTCGGCGACGAGATCTTCTTCCTGCGCTTCGCGAAGATTTTCCGCGAGCAGTGCGGCGCGGAGCGTGTGGTCGTCGTGTGTCAGGCGCCGCTCGTCGAACTGTACGAGGCCTCGCTCGGCTCCGATGACGTCGTGAACGTGCAGCACGCGGCGAACATGTCGGGCATCGATTACTGGGTGTTCCCGCATGCAATCCCGGCTCACCTGCCGCTCCAGCTGGACGCGCTGCCTGCGACGGTGCCTTACTTGCGCGCGCCAGCGTCCGTGCCGTCGAAGCTGCCCGATGTCGCGCCCGGCAAGCTGAAGGTCGGCGTTGTCTTCAGGGGCAATCCGACGCACGAAAACGACGGCCACCGTTCGCTGCCGTCGCTCGCGGTGCTGAACGATCTCTTCGCGATGGAAGGCATCGAGTTCTTCAGCCTGCAAAAAGGCGCCGGCGCGGACGAAGTGGCGCGGTACGCCACGGAGCGCGCCAATTTCCACGACGTCGGCGCGCGTCTGAACACGATGGCCGAAACAGCCAGCGCAATCGCGGCTCTGGATCTCGTGCTGACCGTGGATACGTCCGTTGCGCACGTCGCGGGCGCGATGGGCAAACCGGTGTGGCTGTTGCTGCCGTCCTATGGCGATTGGCGCTGGCATTACACGCGCGAAGACAGCCCGTGGTATCCGACCATGCGCCTGTTCCGCCGCCGCTTCGGTGGCGACTGGGCGGAAGTGGTCGCGCGCGTCGGCGGGCACTTGCGGTATCAATTGGCGGCGAAGGCATCGGCTGCAGGCTCGCAATGA
- a CDS encoding response regulator transcription factor — translation MGKTKIAVVDDHPLVLYGLQKTLEGADFDVSGAVTSPTQLLKLLRDAPCDVVVTDYSMPGDQALDGWRFLASVSSQFPDTRVLVYTEFDDPFLVGSLVQRGVAGIVSKRDEMHEVLAAARSLARGERYLSPIASASLERFSALPHYKRFMALTRRQMEVTGLMLCGLTVCETARLLHRRVNTISAQRTEACRRLGFSGESEMYRFAVGHGLWLDRSNADSELRPA, via the coding sequence ATGGGAAAGACAAAAATCGCCGTCGTCGACGATCATCCGCTCGTGCTGTACGGACTTCAGAAGACGCTGGAGGGCGCGGACTTCGATGTATCCGGCGCGGTCACGAGTCCGACGCAACTGTTGAAGCTATTGCGCGACGCGCCCTGCGATGTCGTCGTCACCGACTATTCGATGCCGGGCGATCAGGCGCTCGACGGTTGGCGTTTTCTCGCCTCCGTGTCGAGCCAGTTTCCGGACACGCGCGTGCTCGTCTATACGGAATTCGACGACCCATTCCTCGTCGGCAGTCTGGTGCAGCGGGGTGTCGCCGGCATCGTGAGCAAGCGTGACGAGATGCACGAAGTGCTGGCCGCGGCGCGCAGTCTCGCGCGAGGCGAACGCTATCTGTCGCCCATTGCCAGCGCGTCGCTGGAGCGCTTTTCCGCGCTGCCGCATTACAAGCGCTTCATGGCGCTCACGCGTCGTCAGATGGAAGTGACGGGTCTCATGCTGTGCGGTCTGACGGTCTGCGAGACGGCGCGTCTGCTTCACCGGCGCGTCAACACCATCAGCGCGCAGCGCACGGAAGCATGCAGACGGCTCGGCTTTTCGGGCGAGTCGGAGATGTACCGCTTCGCGGTCGGGCATGGCTTGTGGCTGGATCGCTCGAACGCGGACAGCGAGCTTCGCCCCGCGTGA
- a CDS encoding response regulator transcription factor: MGILERSRCDVVVTDYSMPTGGALDGWRYLSSVSARYPRLPVLVYSEFDDPFLIGTLAQRDAAGIVSKREEMSAVVNAVRELAMGRHYRSPVAVCALAQFNAEPDLRRFASLTKWQLEVTGLMLCGMGVVETARLFRLGKSTISARRAKACEQLGFTREAELHRFAVDRGLSLDRSGAARVADCL, from the coding sequence ATGGGGATTCTCGAACGCAGTCGGTGCGATGTCGTCGTCACCGACTATTCCATGCCCACGGGCGGCGCGCTCGACGGCTGGCGCTATCTATCCTCCGTTTCGGCCCGATATCCGCGCTTGCCCGTTCTCGTGTACAGCGAATTCGACGATCCCTTTCTCATTGGCACCCTCGCTCAGCGTGATGCCGCGGGCATCGTGAGCAAACGCGAAGAAATGTCCGCGGTGGTGAATGCGGTGCGCGAACTTGCGATGGGCCGCCACTATCGCTCGCCCGTGGCGGTATGCGCGCTCGCGCAGTTCAACGCCGAGCCGGACCTGCGGCGCTTCGCATCGCTAACGAAGTGGCAATTGGAAGTCACCGGTTTGATGTTGTGCGGCATGGGCGTCGTGGAGACGGCCCGGCTGTTCAGGCTCGGCAAGAGCACCATCAGCGCGCGACGCGCGAAAGCGTGCGAGCAGCTCGGCTTCACGCGCGAAGCGGAGTTGCATCGCTTTGCGGTGGACCGCGGTCTGTCGCTGGACCGCTCCGGCGCGGCGCGCGTCGCCGACTGCTTGTAG
- a CDS encoding response regulator transcription factor, producing MNGPPGPIRVVLADDHPIVLLAVCDQFSKLPGFTITATVNSGAELVRVLEKEPADLVITDLVMQGDEEVELDGLRLVSKLRRSYPDIPLVVLTMMTSGGMFHELCKLGVAAIVSKEEPASELAQISVRALATKETILSPKIQHRLAREGSTTKDLAREQPLSPRELEVVRLFAQGLSVTEIARTLNRSVPTVATQKRSAMRKLHVENHVDLVKYAAKTGLA from the coding sequence ATGAATGGGCCTCCGGGTCCTATTCGCGTGGTGCTGGCCGATGATCACCCCATCGTTCTTCTGGCCGTTTGCGATCAGTTCTCCAAGCTTCCCGGCTTCACGATCACGGCCACGGTGAACTCGGGCGCGGAGCTGGTCCGCGTGCTCGAGAAGGAGCCCGCCGATCTCGTCATTACCGATCTCGTGATGCAGGGCGACGAGGAAGTCGAGCTCGACGGCCTGCGCCTCGTGAGCAAGCTGCGCCGCTCGTATCCGGATATCCCGCTCGTCGTGCTGACCATGATGACGAGCGGCGGCATGTTCCACGAACTCTGCAAGCTGGGCGTCGCCGCCATCGTGAGCAAGGAAGAGCCTGCGAGTGAACTGGCGCAAATCAGCGTGCGGGCGCTCGCCACGAAGGAAACCATTCTCTCGCCGAAAATCCAGCACCGTCTCGCGCGCGAAGGTTCCACGACGAAGGACCTCGCCCGCGAACAGCCGCTTTCGCCGCGCGAGCTCGAAGTCGTGCGCCTCTTCGCGCAGGGGCTTTCGGTCACGGAAATCGCGCGCACGCTCAACCGCTCCGTGCCGACGGTCGCGACCCAGAAACGCTCCGCCATGCGCAAGCTGCATGTGGAGAACCATGTCGACCTCGTGAAATATGCGGCGAAGACAGGGTTGGCCTGA
- a CDS encoding ShlB/FhaC/HecB family hemolysin secretion/activation protein — protein MLKMNEIAAAVRRMVCVGSVVLVGVAGTERVMASEVTDAEAVVQKSMPAASDAVASASRASVQVIPAEGPDALVVKQMLDADMKKLGDVPQSLKEVNRWSDVLTTALRQGGFPLGQVLMTDADWRAAQKGGQSQFTVFPGRIRKIVVNNKSRVADARLQRLITHALCGSEGVNGVCVLRTSRLERATQLLQDLPGVALDGAPRFSPGAATGEVDVTFNIAQQGKPVRADLILDNKGVESTGTYRMGVTASANNLFHAGDAYAFTVTSTDKKMWTGSLTGSAPIFDDGLRMTGGVSRQQYFINAGTPVKGVATTAQAGVQYPFARGLDANVWGGASLLHSQTSTDLTDYHAITHSKLDSIQLSLTADNGERARALRTNLAAGQIALTLGHQRNDDPSDPVTQRSGNYAKLSSNAFGTYALSKSGNLFVSGRVSAQLASRNLDASEKLSLGGPDAVRAYRADEGSADEGVVASVGLYQRFPVATGHQLQVGLFNDFAYGRVNHSPWDHWENTYPGVTGVTNNRVLAGYGVSVDWLTPIGATVSASVSRPYRFSESSWVEPGKKPTQYWLSVTWSH, from the coding sequence ATGTTGAAGATGAACGAGATCGCGGCAGCCGTGCGCCGCATGGTGTGTGTCGGATCGGTAGTGCTGGTCGGCGTGGCGGGCACAGAACGCGTAATGGCGTCCGAAGTCACGGATGCGGAAGCGGTCGTGCAGAAGTCGATGCCCGCAGCAAGCGATGCAGTCGCCAGCGCGAGCCGCGCGAGCGTGCAAGTGATCCCGGCGGAAGGCCCGGATGCGCTCGTCGTCAAGCAAATGCTCGACGCGGACATGAAGAAGCTCGGCGATGTGCCGCAGTCGCTGAAGGAAGTGAATCGCTGGTCGGACGTGCTCACGACGGCGCTGCGTCAAGGCGGCTTTCCGCTCGGTCAGGTGCTGATGACGGATGCCGACTGGCGCGCGGCGCAGAAGGGCGGCCAGTCGCAATTCACGGTGTTTCCCGGACGTATTCGCAAGATCGTCGTGAACAACAAGTCGCGCGTGGCGGATGCGCGGTTGCAGCGGCTCATCACGCATGCGCTGTGCGGCAGCGAAGGGGTGAACGGCGTGTGCGTCTTGCGCACGTCGCGGCTCGAACGCGCCACGCAATTGTTGCAGGACCTGCCCGGCGTCGCGCTCGACGGCGCGCCGCGTTTCTCGCCGGGCGCAGCCACCGGAGAAGTCGACGTCACGTTCAACATCGCGCAGCAAGGCAAGCCCGTGCGCGCCGATCTGATTCTCGACAACAAGGGCGTCGAGTCGACCGGAACGTATCGCATGGGCGTGACCGCATCGGCGAACAATCTGTTCCATGCCGGCGACGCGTATGCGTTCACCGTCACCAGCACGGACAAGAAGATGTGGACGGGCTCGCTCACCGGCAGCGCGCCGATCTTCGACGACGGTCTGCGCATGACCGGCGGCGTGTCGCGTCAGCAGTACTTCATCAACGCGGGAACGCCTGTGAAGGGCGTGGCGACGACCGCTCAGGCAGGCGTGCAGTACCCGTTCGCGCGCGGACTCGACGCCAACGTGTGGGGCGGAGCATCGCTCTTGCACAGTCAGACATCGACGGACCTCACGGACTACCACGCGATCACGCACAGCAAGCTCGATTCGATCCAGCTCTCACTGACGGCGGACAACGGCGAGCGCGCCCGGGCGCTGCGCACGAATCTCGCCGCCGGGCAGATTGCGCTCACGCTCGGGCATCAACGCAACGACGACCCGTCCGATCCCGTCACGCAGCGTTCCGGCAACTACGCGAAGCTCAGCAGCAACGCGTTCGGCACGTATGCGCTGTCGAAAAGCGGCAACCTGTTCGTCTCGGGCCGCGTGTCCGCTCAACTCGCAAGCCGCAATCTCGACGCGAGCGAGAAGCTCTCGCTCGGCGGTCCGGATGCCGTGCGCGCCTATCGCGCCGACGAAGGCTCGGCCGATGAAGGCGTGGTGGCGAGCGTGGGCCTCTATCAACGCTTTCCGGTGGCGACGGGCCATCAGCTTCAAGTCGGCCTCTTCAACGATTTCGCTTACGGACGCGTGAACCATTCGCCGTGGGACCACTGGGAAAACACGTATCCGGGCGTGACCGGCGTCACGAATAACCGCGTGCTCGCGGGCTACGGCGTGAGCGTGGACTGGCTCACGCCGATCGGCGCGACGGTGTCCGCATCCGTATCGAGACCGTATCGCTTCTCCGAAAGCTCTTGGGTGGAGCCCGGCAAGAAGCCCACGCAGTACTGGCTCTCCGTCACCTGGAGCCACTGA